A genomic region of Acidobacteriota bacterium contains the following coding sequences:
- a CDS encoding response regulator, whose translation MTQTAPRRILFVDDEPAMTQLGKVVLERAGHRCSLATNGEEGLQRILADRPDLVILDYMMPGMSGAEVFRTLRTYSLYKEVRDTPVLMLTAKTDNDTERRQLMELGLAAYLTKPFGHRELLNVIDNILITSEVRRHHQQIAADIKSAYIGAIHTLLKLLEMKDPYAKEHSQMAELISVAVAEQYGLNEYQIETIRLAALLHDIGKVEIPEHILNKPEPFSTDERSVMQQHVSYSVQILDAIPEMREVAILVGCHHERIDGKGYPQGLDADEIPLGARIIAVADAYDAMQGNRSYRSRLSKEETIAQLRANAGTQFDGDVVEYFIEALETIEARKSDRVTK comes from the coding sequence ATGACGCAAACTGCCCCACGAAGAATCCTCTTCGTTGATGATGAACCAGCTATGACCCAACTCGGCAAAGTTGTTTTAGAACGCGCTGGACATCGCTGTTCTTTGGCGACCAATGGAGAAGAAGGGCTACAACGTATTTTGGCCGACCGACCGGACCTTGTCATTTTGGACTATATGATGCCTGGAATGAGCGGGGCCGAGGTGTTTCGCACACTTCGTACCTACTCTTTATACAAAGAGGTACGGGACACTCCAGTCCTGATGCTCACCGCGAAAACCGATAACGACACCGAACGGCGTCAGTTGATGGAGCTTGGGCTGGCGGCCTATTTGACCAAGCCGTTTGGTCACCGCGAATTGCTCAATGTCATTGACAACATCCTCATTACCAGCGAAGTCCGAAGGCATCACCAGCAAATCGCCGCCGATATCAAAAGCGCCTACATTGGGGCAATTCATACCTTGCTGAAACTTTTAGAAATGAAAGATCCCTATGCCAAAGAACACTCTCAAATGGCGGAACTGATATCGGTTGCCGTGGCTGAGCAGTATGGATTGAATGAGTATCAAATCGAGACCATCCGTCTGGCGGCTCTGCTCCATGACATCGGGAAAGTTGAAATCCCCGAACACATCCTCAACAAACCCGAACCTTTTTCGACTGATGAGCGCTCCGTCATGCAGCAACACGTGAGCTATAGCGTCCAAATTTTAGACGCCATTCCCGAAATGCGGGAAGTTGCGATTTTGGTGGGATGTCATCACGAGCGGATTGATGGGAAAGGCTACCCGCAAGGGTTGGATGCCGATGAAATTCCGCTTGGCGCGCGCATTATTGCGGTGGCGGATGCCTACGATGCCATGCAGGGCAATCGCTCCTATCGGAGCAGACTATCGAAAGAAGAAACCATCGCCCAACTCAGAGCCAATGCTGGAACCCAGTTTGACGGCGATGTGGTCGAGTATTTTATTGAAGCCCTGGAGACAATCGAAGCCCGAAAGAGTGACCGTGTGACAAAGTGA
- the hppD gene encoding 4-hydroxyphenylpyruvate dioxygenase, with product MTTPKESLVGKATPLAVNDFDHLEYFVGNAKQSAFFFRFALGFDIVAYRGPETGTRETVSYVLKQNDIKLIITGAFLPEHPVTEHVRKHGDGVNAVAFKTADAFGDYEKAMARGAESVQEPTTIEDEHGTVKTAAIKAYGDTIHRFIEREGYKGTFLPGFRDLYLPSPNRAGLIRIDHIVANVGWNEMETWVEYYERIFGFFQFRHFDENDISTEFTALRSKVMASPTLGIKLPINEPAEGRKRSQIEEYVDFYQTPGVQHAAITTADILSTVRQLRANGIEFQTVPGSYYDTLLDRVGPIREDVEILRDLGILVDKDDSGYLLQIFTKPIQDRPTFFFEIIQRMGSESFGKGNFKALFESIERDQAARGTLDK from the coding sequence ATGACGACTCCCAAAGAATCTCTGGTTGGAAAAGCGACACCGCTGGCAGTCAATGATTTTGACCATCTGGAATATTTTGTCGGCAATGCCAAACAGTCAGCCTTCTTTTTTCGCTTTGCCCTGGGTTTTGACATTGTTGCCTACCGTGGTCCGGAAACCGGCACCCGTGAGACAGTGTCCTATGTCTTAAAACAAAATGACATCAAGTTGATCATCACGGGGGCCTTTTTACCTGAGCATCCGGTTACCGAGCACGTTCGCAAGCACGGTGACGGAGTCAATGCGGTCGCTTTTAAAACGGCTGATGCCTTCGGCGACTATGAAAAAGCCATGGCTCGTGGTGCGGAATCAGTTCAGGAGCCAACCACGATTGAAGACGAGCACGGCACCGTCAAAACCGCAGCCATCAAAGCCTATGGCGACACGATTCACCGGTTTATCGAACGCGAAGGCTATAAAGGCACCTTCCTGCCTGGATTCCGCGACCTGTATCTGCCCTCCCCCAACCGGGCGGGACTCATCCGGATTGATCACATTGTGGCCAATGTGGGCTGGAACGAGATGGAAACCTGGGTGGAGTACTACGAACGAATCTTTGGGTTCTTCCAATTCCGTCACTTTGACGAAAACGACATCAGCACCGAATTCACGGCCTTGCGGTCCAAAGTCATGGCCAGCCCGACACTCGGCATCAAACTGCCGATCAATGAGCCCGCCGAAGGCCGCAAACGCTCGCAAATTGAAGAATATGTTGATTTTTACCAGACACCGGGCGTCCAGCATGCGGCCATTACCACGGCGGATATTCTCTCCACGGTGCGCCAGTTGCGGGCCAACGGCATCGAGTTCCAAACCGTGCCTGGCAGTTATTATGACACGTTGCTGGATCGAGTTGGACCGATTCGGGAAGATGTTGAAATCTTGAGGGATCTAGGCATTCTGGTTGACAAGGATGACAGCGGCTATTTGTTGCAAATCTTCACCAAGCCAATCCAGGATCGGCCAACCTTCTTCTTTGAAATTATTCAACGCATGGGCAGCGAGAGCTTCGGCAAAGGCAATTTCAAAGCCCTGTTTGAATCAATCGAACGTGACCAGGCCGCCCGCGGAACGTTGGACAAATAG